The following are encoded in a window of Schistocerca nitens isolate TAMUIC-IGC-003100 chromosome 9, iqSchNite1.1, whole genome shotgun sequence genomic DNA:
- the LOC126203979 gene encoding homeobox protein PKNOX1-like produces MQEGSAMVTPGYEQTESGGGVAMTQAGGGAPAGFGPPDQAQFEADKRSVYKHPLFPLLALLFERCEQATQSAECPNSESFNMDIQAFVQHQERDRKPFLLNDPEVDGLMIKAIQVLRIHLLELEKVQELCKDFCNRYITCLKGKMQSENLLRSDYASYDSNNHSGSHSGSHSSSSNSNSPAAGGSAPYPPSPHPLQVVSSAGGVQLAAAAAAGTVLMPQHPQHIVAGGGGAATGPVPVPAHQQASAAAAAAAAAAAQLAYQMVHTPQGLVAAPVHLPPTSAVAVPPSQGPPLSPGVVHGSTPLSQIGANPCPPPSDASLLQGQLSPAPTTPGSVDDEDDYLGKKKQKRGVLPKHATSVMRSWLFQHLVHPYPTEDEKRQIAAQTNLTLLQVNNWFINARRRILQPMLDASAPGGGDSGVSGGASHRKAKSGGSTGASKQAAAQRFWPDNIASLQPQLTESNGTVHTDSSLMSSGALSSEESDGGSSQEEDEDDEDADGEMESCHGGTYRGSRGVMPSGADLKLECSSEDSQQSQQQ; encoded by the exons GCATCCGCTGTTTCCTCTCCTGGCCTTGCTGTTTGAGCGCTGTGAACAGGCAACTCAGTCAGCTGAGTGTCCCAATTCGGAAAGCTTTAATATGGATATCCAAGCCTTTGTACAGCACCAAGAACGGGACCGCAAACCCTTCCTTCTCAACGACCCAGAGGTGGATGGCCTT ATGATTAAGGCAATACAGGTGTTACGCATCCATCTCTTAGAATTGGAGAAGGTGCAAGAGTTGTGCAAGGACTTTTGCAACCGCTATATTACGTGCCTCAAGGGCAAGATGCAGAGTGAGAACCTGTTGAGGTCGGACTATGCCAGTTATGACAGCAATAACCACAGTGGGAGCCACAGTGGCAGCCATAGCAGTAGCTCAAACTCCAACAGCCCTGCTGCTGGGGGCAGCGCGCCTTACCCTCCATCCCCACATCCTCTCCAG GTGGTGTCCTCTGCAGGGGGCGTTCAGCTCGCAGCTGCCGCTGCCGCCGGGACAGTGCTGATGCCTCAGCACCCGCAGCACATCGTGGCTGGTGGCGGTGGTGCAGCGACGGGCCCGGTCCCCGTTCCGGCCCATCAACAGGCGAGTGCTGCGGCGgcggcagccgcagcagcagctgcGCAGCTGGCTTACCAGATGGTACACACGCCTCAGGGGCTCGTCGCTGCTCCGGTGCACTTGCCTCCCACTTCTGCTGTTGCAGTTCCCCCTTCGCAAGGTCCACCACTGTCACCGGGTGTTGTCCACGGTAGCACACCACTGTCTCAGATTGGCGCCAACCCGTGTCCACCTCCGTCTGATGCCAGTCTTCTCCAAg GTCAGCTATCTCCCGCACCTACTACCCCTGGCTCAGTGGATGATGAAGATGACTACCTGGGCAAGAAAAAACAGAAACGCGGTGTTTTGCCAAAGCATGCGACAAGTGTCATGAGGTCATGGCTCTTTCAGCACTTAGTT CACCCCTACCCCACTGAAGATGAGAAGCGTCAAATAGCTGCACAAACCAACCTTACACTGCTCCAAGTGAACAACTGGTTTATAAATGCTCGGAGACGTATTCTTCAGCCAATGCTTGATGCTTCTGCCCCTGGTGGGGGTGATAGTGGTGTCAGTGGAGGTGCAAGCCATCGTAAGGCCAAAAGTGGAGGAAGTACAGGAGCTAGTAAACAAGCAGCTGCCCAACGTTTCTGGCCTGATAATATTGCATCTCTGCAACCACAGCTCACGGAGTCTAATGGCACTGTGCATACAG ATTCGTCGCTGATGAGTTCAGGTGCTTTGAGTAGTGAAGAAAGTGATGGAGGCAGCAGCCAGGAAGAAGACGAAGATGATGAGGATGCGGACGGTGAAATGGAGAGCTGTCACGGGGGAACGTATCGGGGAAGTAGAGGGGTTATGCCGAGTGGTGCAGACCTCAAGCTGGAGTGCAGCTCGGAGGACTCTCAGCAGTCGCAGCAGCAATGA